The sequence TGACCACCGGAAACAACCGGGCGCGAAGAAGCAGGTAGACACCGCTGGCCATCATCACTCCGAGCGTTATCGCGAACACCGCCTCCATCAAAGCACCTCCTTGCACGACTCGTCCTGGCTGACATGCGCCAGGTTGGAAAGGATCAGCAACGTCGCACCGACTACCGTCAGGTAAACGCCCAGATCGAAGATCATCGCCGTTGCCAGCTCGAACTCGCCGATCAGCGGAAGATGGAAATGGCCGAACGCGGACGTCAGGAATGGCCGGCCGAACAGCCAGCTGCCGAGCCCGGTCAGTCCAGCGATCAGCACGCCAAGGCCCGCCACGCTGTGATAGCTGAACGGTTGCCGCTGCTGCGCCCAGACCACGCCATGGGAGATGTACTGAAGGATCAACGCAACGGCTGTGATAAGACCGGCGATAAAGCCGCCTCCGGGCAGGTTGTGCCCGCGCAGGAAGATGAAAACGGACACCAGCAACGCCATCGGCAACAGCACCCGGGAAAGCGTATCGAGCACCATAGGATGACGGTCGGTTGACCATAGACGCCCACCGTAGTCGCGAACCGGATGCGGCAGGCGCAGCCCGTTTAGTAGGCCATAGATGCCCACGGCGGCAATGGCCAGCACCGAAATCTCACCGAGCGTATCGAATCCGCGGAAGTCCACCAGGATGACGTTGACCACGTTGCTGCCGCCGCCACCCGACAGGCTGTTTTCCAGGAAGTAGCTGGCAATGCTGTCGTACGGGCGCGTCAGGACGGCGTAGGCGAGCAGCGCGACCATGGTGCCGAACGTGCCCGCGAGTATCAGGTCACGAAAACTGCGCAAGCTGCTCGACTCGACCGGTGTGCGATCAGGCATGAAGAACAATGCCAGGATCAGCAGGATGATGGTCACCACCTCGACCGAAATCTGGGTCAGCGCCAGGTCCGGTGCGGAATAACGCGCGAACACCAGGGAGACCAGCAGGCCGACCACGCTGAGCACCATCAATGCCGTGAGCCGGCGGCGATGGAACAGCACGGTCATCACCGAAGCCAGCACCAGTATGACCAGCCCGAGCACGGTAAAGCCGTCCAGCGGCGTCATCGCCACCGAGCCTCTCAGGGAACGCAACGGCGTCAATGCATAGACGACCACCAGCAACGAGCTGAGCAGAACGAGCGCCAGATAGCGCTGCAACGAGCCGCTCTCCATCCGTTCAGTCACCCAGCGCGCGGTGGCGGCGATATCGTTGACCACGCGCGCATAGACCTGCAGGGAATCGACGCGCGGCAATCCGTCGTACCAGCGGAACGCCCACTTGCGCATCAGATAGATCAGCAAGCCGCCGCCAAGGGCTACGAAACTCATGGTCAAAGGCAGATTGACGCCGTGCCAGATCGCCAGGCTGTATTCAGGCACATCACCACCCAGGCTGCCGGCCACCGCCGCGGCCAGCAACGGCGCCACCGTGTAGGCCGGCAACATGCCGACCAGCAGGCAGAGCAGCACCAGGATCTCGACGGGAATCTTCATGTACCGGGCGGGTTCGTGCGGCGGGTACTTGGGCAGGTCGATGGGCTCGCCATTGAAGAAGACGTCATGCACGAAACGCAGCGAGTAGGCGACCGAGAAGGCACTGGCCAGGGTAGCCAGAGCGGGAATCGTCCAGTAGAAGCTACCCAGCAGGTGCTGATCCAACGTCTCGGCAAAGAACATTTCCTTGCTCAGGAAACCATTGAGCAACGGCACCCCGGCCATCGCCAGCGACGCCACCATCGCCAGCGCCGCCGTGTGAGGCATGTATTTCAGCATCCCGTTGATGCGGCGCATGTCGCGCGTTCCGGTCTCGTGATCGATGATGCCGGCGGCCATGAACAGTGACGCCTTGAACGTGGCGTGGTTGATGATGTGGAAGATCGCCGCCACCGGTCCCAGCCGCGAATCGAGCCCGAACAACAGCGTGATCAAGCCGAGGTGGCTGATGGTCGAGTACGCCAGCAGCCCCTTGAGATCGTGCTGAAAGAGCGCCAGCACGGCTCCGATCAACAGCGTCGCCAGGCCCGTCAAGCTGACCAGATAGAACCACCACTCCGAGTCGGATAGCGCAGGATACAGGCGGGCCAGGAGGAATACGCCGGCCTTGACCATGGTTGCCGAATGCAGAAACGCCGATACCGGGGTCGGTGCGGCCATGGCCTGGGGCAGCCAGAAGTGAAAGGGAAACTGCGCCGATTTGGTGAAAACCCCTAGCAGGATCAGGATCAGCGTCAGCGGATACAGGGCATTTGCGCGTATCAGGTCGCCAGAGACGAGCACGGTGCTCAGCTCGAAACTGCCCACGATATGGCCCACCAGCAGGATTCCTGCGAGCAAGGCGAGCCCTCCCCCACCCGTCACGGTGAGCGCCATCCGGGCGCCTTGGCGTGCATCGGAGCGATGATGCCAGAAGCCGATCAAGAGGAACGAGGAGAGGCTGGTCAGCTCCCAGAACATCAACATCAACAGCAGGTTTTCGGCCAGCACGACGCCCAGCATGGCGCCCATGAACAGCAGAAAGAAGCTGAAGAAGCGACCCATTGGCTCGCTTTT comes from Stutzerimonas stutzeri and encodes:
- a CDS encoding monovalent cation/H+ antiporter subunit A; translation: MALALIIALPFLGICLPLLLERFGRSACAFGAGMAPLLALVLLLSKRAAVFGGETQIVTVPWLPELGLNLSLRLDGLGFLFALLILGIGLLVILYARYYLSKSEPMGRFFSFFLLFMGAMLGVVLAENLLLMLMFWELTSLSSFLLIGFWHHRSDARQGARMALTVTGGGGLALLAGILLVGHIVGSFELSTVLVSGDLIRANALYPLTLILILLGVFTKSAQFPFHFWLPQAMAAPTPVSAFLHSATMVKAGVFLLARLYPALSDSEWWFYLVSLTGLATLLIGAVLALFQHDLKGLLAYSTISHLGLITLLFGLDSRLGPVAAIFHIINHATFKASLFMAAGIIDHETGTRDMRRINGMLKYMPHTAALAMVASLAMAGVPLLNGFLSKEMFFAETLDQHLLGSFYWTIPALATLASAFSVAYSLRFVHDVFFNGEPIDLPKYPPHEPARYMKIPVEILVLLCLLVGMLPAYTVAPLLAAAVAGSLGGDVPEYSLAIWHGVNLPLTMSFVALGGGLLIYLMRKWAFRWYDGLPRVDSLQVYARVVNDIAATARWVTERMESGSLQRYLALVLLSSLLVVVYALTPLRSLRGSVAMTPLDGFTVLGLVILVLASVMTVLFHRRRLTALMVLSVVGLLVSLVFARYSAPDLALTQISVEVVTIILLILALFFMPDRTPVESSSLRSFRDLILAGTFGTMVALLAYAVLTRPYDSIASYFLENSLSGGGGSNVVNVILVDFRGFDTLGEISVLAIAAVGIYGLLNGLRLPHPVRDYGGRLWSTDRHPMVLDTLSRVLLPMALLVSVFIFLRGHNLPGGGFIAGLITAVALILQYISHGVVWAQQRQPFSYHSVAGLGVLIAGLTGLGSWLFGRPFLTSAFGHFHLPLIGEFELATAMIFDLGVYLTVVGATLLILSNLAHVSQDESCKEVL